gatgcattgagcaggaaagtcgcagtgatggctcatttgacaatttcgagacctcttcagtttgagatgcagaggtttgatctggagaaatatcctcgaggtagagttccccgtctatctactttgacgattcagtcttctcttctagaccgtattcgtagtggtcagtcagcagacgagcagttggcaaagtggaaacagagagatgaagccaagggctagatcttgtatacagttagcgacgatATTGTGAgttatcgagacagaatgtgggttcttAGCAGTGGTTCTATTCGaacagatattttatcagaggcccacatgtcgccgtactctattcaccctgggagtacgaagatgtacaaagatctgcagttattgtattggtggcccggaatgaaTAAGGATATCAGACtttttgtatccgagtgcctgacttgtcagctagtgaaagtggagcatcagagaccagcaggtatgctcaagcctcttattattcccgagtggaagtgagagaatgtcaccatggacttcgtagtcggtttgccgaagtcagccagaggatcaaatgttatctgggtgattgttgatcgtcttaccaaatcagcgcacttcttgcctattaagatgactttcaccatgattcaatatgcagagttgtatatccgggagatagtccgatttCATGGTTTtcccgtttctatcgtatctgaccgagatcccagattcacttcctcattttggaagagtttgtattcgactatgggtacgaagttgttgtttagcacagatttccaccctcagacagatgggcagtcagaaagggttatcaagattttagagtatcttctccgtgcttgcattattgatttctcagggagttgggagtcgaagttgccactgatagagttcacctataacaacagttttcagtcgtctataggtatggctccgtatgaagcactgtatggccgcaagtgcaggtcgcctattcattgggatgaagtaagggagagagcagaattgtgtccggagattattcagcagactgccgatgtagtagttAAGATCCATGATAGGAttaggactgctcagagtcgacagaagagttatgcggatcagaggaggagagatctagagtttgccatcgacgaccatgttttcgtgaaggtagcacctatgaagggtgtcatgcgatttggaaagaaaggaaagctcagtccgaggttcatcggaccattcgagatccttgacaggattgggacgttagcttatcgtgttgctcttccgccgaatctggccggagtacacaatgtgttccacgtctctatgctgaggaagtatatggcgaatccttcgcatgtcctgaattttgagccgttgcagctcactccgaacctgtcttatgaagaaataccagtgcagatcttagacagacaggagaaaaaacttcggaacaaaatggtgcagctagtgaaagtcaaatggcttaatcattcggaggaggaagctacgtgggagtctgagctagagatgaggagtcgttaccccgagttattcggtgagttttaatttcgaggacgaaatttcttttaaggggagaaagttgtagaacccgttaaatcagactacgtataagccatgcataatttctagtattttaaattaaaaatgatttctttattatttaatgcatttttaaatttgatagtcatgattatttattttaaatcgcataagtttagttttatcttttcagttaaataagtgaggccgaactggagttggagtattaagataaaatttaatgataagaaaatattcctagaatttattcatgataaaggataatttattttaatgtaaaagaatgtttaagaatttaattaattaattagagttaagtagtaaataaattcttctatgtccaataatttaattaaaagcctaaattaaaatatgtgaccaattgagataagttaatctaggcttgttttaattaagaaattgtaacttaacatgttagtaaatttaaaagaattagccatgcatgcaagataattatcatcctaaactaatttatttaattcactaaaatacctaatgggtagataaaactttaaatatttaaaattcaataattaagcaatattttaccccATTTTAAtagcaattttcggccatcccacttcaaaggatttaaaagtttgacaactcattttcattgatatcattccttaatTCTCTCTTATTATGATTAATCCCTTCAAtctaaatcttcaataattaaataattaagcaatttcttACCCtattttgaatgataaaaaTCGGCCATCATCCTTGATATCATCCCCAAATcccaccatatcatatcattccTATCTAGCAATCAACTCAAGGACAAAAAGATTCCTTTCCTCCCTTCTATCTTGCAACTCCCTCATTCACCTCCTAGCCATTTCCCTctcctcattttcaaaaatttaatagatttcAGAGAGAAAAATTGTGAGTCTTCATAGGAAtaacaagagagaaaacaaaagaaaagaactctatctccgccgcgccgcgtcgtcgtatcgatttgttttcgtttcaagcaaatccaagcatgtatatattattcttttctcttcaaccAAGtcctatacatgtttttaaaccatattttgtTCATGAATCATGAAGCATATTCGAAATTATGGTAGCAACGTTtcgaaaatctgtgcagaatatTTTTACGCCCACTTGTGCTTcacgtttggtatgatttttgtgatttcaggggttggcgcGGTTCCAAGAattcaaggctgcacctaggcatgtactagagtgtattggagtcatgttggtccattatcTCAAGCCCCTACTCGCTGGATTcaagacttgacagcaactccaccatagttgcaagttgagtctcgaaattctggttttttgaattctcaaggaggttcgaatcttggttggcttttgggcctgtaaccatggttaggacccttccttatcatgtctaggacattACCAatatgacctttcatggcttggttcatgatcccatcgaaattttaaacaaacaagacaatTCCCTCGGTTTCCTTCTTTTTCGGTTTTGGGTGTGTGAgttttgaaatttgtgtgttgggtggatcttggttggcttctagcccttatccatggttcacacaatatctcatgatgtctagatcatgccacgGTCGATCAAATGGCCAGTAGAATGATATATGACAACAAAATGAAGCAACACCCTCCACGGTACAGcatggtgttctcgggtggaacttcggattgtcgtaggtgtttgtttggattatggttggcctagggcccttattCATGGTTCAAaacataccttaggatgtttggaagaggctctggttggtggttcaagccccaatgaccaTGAGCCTTGTAATCAAAGCGAAGCAAGCACAGTTGCTGCCGCTGGAATTTTACAGCAACTTtgccttcggttcagaggtgtgttttgagttcttggttggcttttagcctatggccttagactggacagtaccttattaagttaggaaggtcacgtttttggccgtttgtaatttggttaagtttagaggtcgtacgagaatttatggTGCAATGTgtcaaagtgactctcgaaagagcgtttcatgatttttgcctccatgcacaattttcgtgtattacagccctatggtaatgtttttcagtattttaagagtattttaatcatggctaaatgatggctcgatgttggttcgggttggtacgaagccatgattgaatactaagttcgttgggcgtaattgtcccgtttttgggttcaattacgaggttttggtcaagttaagtttatttgcatgttctcatgttaggattaggatgcagcgagcttgggaacgatccaacccattcagtaaaataaaacaagacatttaattatattacgtgtataaaaatataaaagtttatttttgagatatatgtgatatgtcttgtggccacttcacgcttatgggatgtagcttatgggattattacttcacccggtgacctacgaccggttcatgttcatgtatggatacggatatccagtccaagggttgtgatgatctctaccgcccagtatactgtggtttagtctgatcagacgattcatgttatgttatgttacgttacgttatgggccacttgcgtagaacatattatcaacagaaaattttgatatgctattttatgacagggctctatcgagcaaacattttttgtacgatttttcagttatgcacgtgtttataattactcatgacaagACCTTTACGTTACGCTTTATGATATAacttatttttaagttgcatgcgattttacgatatatttacttgttatccacgatatatgcatgctgagtcttgagactcactagacttgattgttgtaggtactgaggAGGTCGGGGCCgagggtggggaccagtgagctagcttgggtcggcagtagtaggaacccgaggacctcattttcagcacttactattttattccaaactcagtttttattttgtcgaattattttaaatcattattctgaaaacattatttacttccgctgctactttaaacattggatctttttatcagtatattttatgaatgaggcattttatttatttaaagagaaaattttaaatttttccgcaaattttcaaatgcaAAATACTATCCTTTACAAGAATACTGATATTAAATagtcataatatataaatttttctttatacAAAAATATTCTATGAATCATATGATTTGGTGATGATTGAGTTTGTCAATATATGGAAAAATACAGAGTTATGCCGAAATCAAGATTCAGTAGGGCCAATTTATATTAAGTCAAATTTCAGCTACAACTTCTCCAACATAAAGCGTTAGACTTATAAATATCTTCTGAGataatcatgaaatattttctaaatatgCTTATGCTGAATTTACTTGTTCGTTGaattttaatacatatatatttttatatttgcaGTAGACCAACAAAGCTtataattttccaaaattatcgttaattatGATTATCATTATATCATCGACATTTATAATAAACATATATGTGTgttaaaaaaactttttcattaattcatagtttatatcatttttgaaaattatcagTTCTTATAACACTTAACatacttatttttaaataagattTTACACTTTACATCCTCctaattaaaaaaacttatatgatatatgaagtcataaattgtttcaaataatttcaacaaaattGTTAATATATTTCTATTACATTACATTTTGGTGATTGAAAAAATACTTATATCGAGATGTTTCAAGATCCAGCCGCTTATTATTTGTAATAACATGTTTTCCGATCGCTGGATCAAGTCTTACCGCTCAAGAAACTAAAGCTGGAGATCATCTGTTTTCTGATCACGTACAAGCATAACCGTTATAGTCCAATCGCACCAGTCGTATATGAGGAAATCAAAATGGATACTCCAACTCAAGCCATTCAATTAATACCAGTTCAAATATGATTGCATAGTATCTTAATAACTCCAATGAAACATTAAATGAGCATTTAATGTTGTATACGGTGACTGAAAACGACAAGGTCATTTTGTCGGGTAATAGTACGGATGGTCGTTGAAAATCAATTTCTGACCGTCGGAGCTTCTCAAATATAAATATGCGGACTCTGGATTGAAAAAGACATACGGAGAGTTGAATAATAAGTACAAGCTTACATGTTTCAAGGCTTCATTCATTCAAGATTTCTGAGCACACTTAAGAGGCCACACTTCAAGCTGCTCACTTAGCATATGCATATCAGAACATATCAACAATACAAGAAATTCTGAATACAAccacgcacatacgacaacggtttttgtgaaaaaccgttgtcgtatgtttttaacaacggtttgatccaaaaccgttgtctttggggggtcaaagacaacgatttttaaaaaccgttgtctttgcgaGGTCAATTACAACGGTTTTTGAGGTCAATTACAatggttctataaaaccgttgtcattgagcgtttttttagggtcaatgacaacggaccgttgtctattagcgtgtttttttggataatcgacaacggttttcagaAACCGTTGCAATATTTCACGACGGTGTTTCAAAAaccaccgtcgctaattttaactttagcgacgattttaaaaagcgacggttttaataaaacccGTCGCATTTTTAacattagcgacgattttacaaaacccgtcgctaacaTTAACGACAGttttctaaaaccgtcgctaatagtagcgacggttaaaatataaaccgttgcaaatttaaattttgcgacggtttcaacattaccgtcgccaatagTGGCCGTTTAAACAATaatcgtcgcaaattgtctataaatctcacattttcggtccattttcctccacaacacttcacaatacttaaaacttttctcttttacaccattttatcacttcacacaacacttaaaatttttctctccacttcacaacacttaaaatttttctctcttacaccattttatcacttcacacaacacttaaattttttttctcttacacaATATCACACAACACCTAAAATTTTTCTAAGCACTTCATaacacttcaaaattttttctctcttattcaATTTCACACAATAcgtaaaatttttttctcttacacgattttaatacttgacaacacttaaaattttttttcttttacacgattttagtttcgattttaagtttttttttatagatttcttaaattattaaaagtattttttttttatttttcgaaacaaagtAGCGACGGGAATTGTGattaataaccgtcgctaatattagcgacggtcttaATTGATAACTGTTGCTaatttcaaattagcgacggtttactgaactagcgacggtttaataaactgtcgctaattttaacttagcgacggtttgggatctaattttatttagcgacgatttcaaaaaccgtcgcaaatatgacctatcacaacggataaaaaccgttgtcgttgaactgactttcaacaacaccctcagttacaacagttttaagaaGTGCAAATCTTTCAACGACCACTTTGTGATACCCTACCCCCTCAAGCCGTTCAAGTTAATTGTTGGTTTTTGTGTTGTTGTCTGGTAAACCGATAGTTCTTAATACTCAGATCTTGTAAAGTGATAACTAAAAGTTTAAACCTAGGCAGTGATAAGCCCTAGTTGAAAAGAATTGTTACAAGAAAttgtaaaaccaaagtcttttagtgtatTTATTCTTAAATAGAAGAATGAGTGACGTATGAGTGCTATCTCCAAACAtccaaaattatatttctcaTTTATTTTACGCACTTTACATTCTTACTTATATGCTATCTAGGTGTTACTTGTTCACTGTTGTTTgctttgaatatataatttttcattagtCAAATCAGATCATTTCCACACTTAGTTATTTTCGTTGATTCTGTGAACCTAGTCGTTCAAGAATACTTTTCGACCAcctaaaaattgttaaaaacaaCTATAGTAttgctaaattattttaaaagtttattcaCCTCTCTCTAAACTCTAAACAAATCCCAACAAAAATAtcttcaaattaattaaatgcatTATGTTTTagtgttatttttatttattatttcatatcTCCGTATTAAATGGTTAAATTATTAACGTAATTTTTCATATTGACCGATGAAAGAAAGGAACAATATTTTGTTCATACACAAACAAATTTTAATGAGCAATGCATCGTGCCGAATCgctaattaataataattataataatatatatttaaataatattttagtacTTGTCTTTtgttttcattattattattattatcattattatcattatcattatcattCTGGCTTTCCAATAAATTATTACATTGCTCCCTTTTCCGTTCCGCAGGTTGACAATTCAAAAGGAATCTTGTCCAAACACATCGTGTTCACACGTACTATTCTTAAGTTGCCTTTTCTACCCTCAAGGCCAGTTGGAAAGTTCGACGTATACATAATAAATTGTTCAATTAGGTTGTGTTTATTTGGATTGAAGAGATTAAATAGATTTATAAGATTTAAATTATTGAGTAAGATGtggaataatatttaataaatattatgtttggttgattaaatttgagataagatgataaattatgattttgttattttcaatatatataaatataatcgtGGTAGAGTGAATTTACAATATACATCGTTGTTGTATTTTGATTGTTGATGTAATAACAAAAACTATTCATATTACATTGTTATcgaaaattattgatttaaaattaaaattcaaaatagacaaattcgtaaaatcattttgataatatattacgtataatgtatatatttatatgacaGAGGAAAGTACATAGGGACGTTTTGGTCATTTCACGCACAATAACGATGAGACAGAGGAAAGTACGGGCCGCGAGGTCCTCGTTTGCatccaataaaataatttgCCCACCTACCCACGAATATCCGCCTCACGATCATCTCAATCTAACGGTCAATATTCACCTACCAAATCCTCCGTAATTCCCCCTATAAATAATACTCCCACACTTCACATCCCTTGCTTTGTTTGTGCTTGTGCTCTCCACACTCGCAGTCTCTCCAGCTAGGGTTCATACATTTGCTTTGGGGACCGTTGGATCTCTCCATTCTAAGGTCAGTTGAGTTGACGGATCCCACGATCTGGTTTTTATTGAAGATCGACTCTGATTTTTGATTGCTGTTGAGAATTTCTATGTATGTGGTGCTTCTGTTCTTATAAGTAATTTTTTGTGAATATTCTATGATTTCGTTTGTGGTGAAGTTAGTTTTTTATGTTTTGGATTTTTTTCGGTTGATTTGAATGAATTTGATTACAGGAAGCCGCGAAAATGGTGAAGAATTACCCGACTGTGAGTGAGGAGTATCTGAAGGCTATTGAGAAAGCAAAGAAGAAGCTTAGGGGATTCATCGCTGAGAAGAATTGTGCTCCTCTCATGCTCCGACTTGGGTAAGCGTTACTTAACGtttcttatttttgtttttctaattttaattgtttagtaGTCCATTTATTACGGAAAAATGAGTAGTTGGTAATTATTGAGTTTGGGTCTTGTTATAGACTCATCAATCTGTGTCTGTGCTGTAGGACATACATTCCTTCGATATGGTTTGCTGTATTTTATCATTACAATTGTGATACTCCAATTAAATGAATAGATAAAGTTCGTTTTCGAATAAGTAAACTAATTCAATGGAAATCGTAGGAACTATCTCGTAAGCTGTGTTTTGATGGACAAACTCACGTGACACATCTTGTTCATATTTGTTTTGAAACTACCATTGAGGCTTAACACGTGGATGCATGGAATAGCTGTATTACCCCTcattgtgtgtgccgtgaatcTTGTTTTCGAATAAGCTTGCGCTCTAAACCATGCcctaatttgtatttttaaaagtatcCAATATTTATAGTTCCCTTCACTTGTTGCGGCCTGCGGGTACTTAATAACATATTTTGTATCTGCACTTTCTGTTGTTTAGCATTAATTATAAAAGTAATCAATTGATTCTGGTGATAGTTTGTCTTTGCTGATGGAAATGTGGTATATTGGCATCGCAGATGGCACTCTGCTGGGACATATGATCAATGCAGCAAGACTGGAGGTCCTTTTGGAACAATGAGATTCAAGGTTGAGCAGGCACATACTGCCAACAATGGTATTGACATTGCCGTTAGGCTGTTGGAGCCCATCAAGGAGCAATTCCCCATCCTTTCTTATGCTGATTTCTATCAGGTACTTTCTTTGTCTGAGCATTTTGTGGAGTTCCAACTCTGTATAATAGTTGATAGATAATGGAATCTTTTATGTCCTTCATTATACCTAGTTGGCTGGAGTTGTTGCTGTTGAAATTACTGGAGGGCCTGAAGTTCCCTTCCACCCAGGAAGGCCTGTAAGTGAAACCTTTCACctatattgtttatttatttacttttgttCTAAGACATGTACACTTGTGAATATTATGTGTATTGGAACTGTGAAATTGTGTGAAGCATCTTcatctttaaaatttttctgtGGAATTACACGTGTTTTATTATTGGATGGACACTTGCGCTGTAAGTTTAGTAGTTAACCAGACTACATTGTGAATTTTTTGAAATCGCAGGACAAGTTGGAGGCTCCTAAGGAAGGTCGCCTGCCTGATGCTACAAAGGGTGAGCAATAACATTGCTCTTTGTAGAATTTTGTAGGATTTAGAATGAAAATAAAGACACTAGCTAATATTTTCAGTTGTATTGAAAGATTTTTTTTGCATGTTAAGTACACGTTTCTGACTGAGATATTTTATCTTCGTT
This genomic window from Primulina huaijiensis isolate GDHJ02 chromosome 7, ASM1229523v2, whole genome shotgun sequence contains:
- the LOC140981433 gene encoding L-ascorbate peroxidase, cytosolic-like, yielding MVKNYPTVSEEYLKAIEKAKKKLRGFIAEKNCAPLMLRLGWHSAGTYDQCSKTGGPFGTMRFKVEQAHTANNGIDIAVRLLEPIKEQFPILSYADFYQLAGVVAVEITGGPEVPFHPGRPDKLEAPKEGRLPDATKGSDHLRDVFVKQMGLSDQDIVALSGGHTLGRCHKERSGFEGPWTANPLIFDNSYFKELLSGEKEGLLQLPSDKALLTDPVFRPLVEKYAADEDAFFEDYAQSHLKLSELGFAED